A portion of the Acidisarcina polymorpha genome contains these proteins:
- a CDS encoding TolC family protein, which produces MKTGRPAAWRWLIALVFSAIVPVQGQPANQSSAANSYYGSVTAVAPTSSPIPLTLDDAIRLGLENNLGLTLSRDQQETASGQRLQALNALLPNLTLQGQTGVHQYNLAAEGFNLGLLTQIPNAAQFAGFPLITRVDVTQGQVNLNQTVFNLSTIEQYRAAKTGEAVAFYNMQSSRGLVVLNVATSYLQALSASAQLDYARALLTTDEVTLNQVVAEHEAGTVARLDELRARVQYQTQQQAVIAQENNFEIAKINLEREIGIPAGQKIQLTDTSPYAELEATTIENAKQEAYASRQDYQSMLQQIRQSQLSLGAAKHERLPSLNVSGFYGVQGISGSVYHGIFSAQGELDIPVFHEAKFRGDREAASARLNSLLSQMADLKSRIDQQLRDSLLDVNTQSVLVQVARSNLDLATTELDQTTQRFRAGIEDNLPLVEAQSTLADAQTQYVNTVYNYNQAKLGLARNLGIIDVQYQAYLKGSPPAGSKQGDVQNIKKATP; this is translated from the coding sequence ATGAAGACTGGCAGACCAGCAGCTTGGCGGTGGCTTATCGCGCTTGTTTTCAGCGCTATTGTTCCGGTCCAGGGGCAACCTGCGAACCAGTCCTCCGCCGCCAACTCCTACTATGGGAGCGTGACGGCCGTTGCTCCTACCAGCAGTCCTATTCCTCTGACGCTCGATGACGCCATCCGGCTGGGGCTCGAGAATAATCTGGGCCTCACGCTTTCTCGCGATCAGCAAGAGACGGCTAGCGGTCAGCGACTTCAGGCGCTGAATGCCTTGCTGCCTAACCTTACTTTGCAAGGCCAAACCGGAGTACATCAGTACAATCTGGCCGCCGAGGGATTCAACCTGGGTCTGCTCACGCAAATCCCGAACGCTGCTCAATTCGCAGGGTTCCCGCTCATCACCAGGGTGGATGTGACTCAGGGACAGGTCAATCTCAATCAAACTGTCTTCAATCTCTCCACCATCGAACAATATCGAGCGGCTAAAACCGGGGAAGCTGTCGCCTTCTACAACATGCAATCCTCGCGTGGCCTGGTGGTATTGAATGTCGCCACCTCCTACCTGCAGGCGCTCTCCGCCAGCGCCCAGCTCGACTATGCTCGCGCGTTGCTCACCACCGACGAAGTGACGTTAAACCAGGTCGTCGCTGAGCATGAAGCGGGAACCGTGGCTCGTCTGGATGAGTTGCGGGCTCGAGTTCAATATCAAACCCAGCAGCAAGCCGTGATCGCCCAGGAAAATAACTTCGAGATCGCTAAAATCAACCTCGAGCGCGAGATCGGGATTCCTGCTGGGCAGAAAATTCAATTGACAGATACCTCTCCTTATGCGGAGCTCGAAGCGACAACCATCGAAAATGCTAAACAGGAGGCATACGCAAGCCGCCAGGACTATCAATCAATGCTTCAGCAGATTCGTCAGTCGCAGCTCTCGCTTGGGGCCGCCAAGCACGAGCGTCTGCCGAGCCTCAATGTGAGTGGGTTTTATGGAGTGCAGGGAATCTCTGGGAGCGTCTATCACGGAATCTTCTCAGCCCAGGGCGAACTGGATATCCCGGTTTTTCACGAGGCCAAGTTCCGTGGAGATCGCGAAGCAGCCAGCGCCCGGCTGAACAGCCTGCTGTCGCAAATGGCGGACCTCAAGAGCCGAATCGATCAGCAGCTCCGCGACAGCCTGCTTGACGTGAATACTCAGTCGGTCCTCGTACAAGTAGCTCGGAGCAACCTCGACCTCGCCACCACGGAACTCGACCAAACCACCCAGCGCTTTCGAGCAGGGATTGAAGACAACCTTCCGCTGGTCGAAGCCCAGTCCACGTTAGCCGACGCTCAAACCCAGTACGTGAATACGGTCTACAACTACAATCAGGCGAAACTTGGGCTGGCCCGCAACCTGGGAATCATCGATGTCCAGTATCAGGCTTATCTGAAGGGATCTCCACCGGCCGGTTCGAAGCAGGGCGACGTCCAGAACATCAAAAAAGCCACTCCCTAG
- a CDS encoding plasmid mobilization protein, translated as MNGAQNGASEPGSGTSVEDLDVVLGRFQNWTMIAQGKSGDRAKDPPGSTKAKLAGEAREISYEQALKASRYRRPAEMNNGPAVPKAAPNLQTEAAPDPVRSAAEPDPSIHATHRNIESTMWDEVGVNRPLRRLDPLKGNPLTVQTKEGDGRMAAGGTDAIATVSQGIKAAAMDSRVEISSPAVGATKLAPQASQSAANRSRKQLSQKTTATSGDASASMLAALIKSKAEFASSSAKRKAIAPAVFKDVLREQEALASVVSSAAPLVECPRATLLTLRVSDAEQMQIEASAARADLSVSAYLRKSALGLADPRREMEVTLPGSNTAQQSMSISAGLRYCALGIDDLRERLDAALSKHQEQPPGSSTRPGISAVSGIFGRFSRLCMQGFHLHSAQRRVRVLQETSRPTNPHCD; from the coding sequence ATGAATGGCGCACAGAACGGAGCCAGCGAACCTGGCTCAGGAACTAGTGTCGAAGATTTGGATGTCGTCCTGGGACGATTTCAGAACTGGACCATGATCGCGCAGGGAAAGTCAGGTGACCGCGCGAAGGATCCGCCGGGGTCGACTAAAGCGAAGCTGGCGGGCGAGGCACGGGAAATTTCCTATGAGCAGGCACTCAAGGCAAGCCGGTACCGGCGTCCGGCGGAGATGAACAACGGGCCGGCAGTACCCAAAGCCGCTCCTAACCTCCAAACGGAAGCGGCTCCCGATCCCGTTCGAAGCGCTGCGGAACCTGACCCATCGATCCATGCAACTCATCGCAACATTGAGTCGACGATGTGGGATGAAGTGGGGGTAAACCGTCCACTACGCCGACTGGATCCGCTCAAAGGAAACCCCCTCACCGTCCAGACGAAAGAAGGCGACGGTCGTATGGCAGCGGGAGGGACAGACGCGATCGCAACCGTGAGTCAAGGGATTAAGGCTGCTGCGATGGACAGTAGGGTGGAAATTAGTTCACCGGCGGTAGGCGCAACAAAGTTGGCCCCGCAAGCATCGCAATCCGCCGCAAATAGAAGTAGAAAACAGCTCTCCCAAAAGACAACGGCGACCTCGGGAGATGCTTCTGCGTCCATGTTGGCCGCGCTCATCAAGTCGAAGGCCGAGTTTGCATCGTCTTCCGCGAAGCGGAAGGCCATCGCTCCTGCCGTTTTCAAGGATGTACTGAGAGAGCAAGAAGCACTCGCTTCGGTCGTCTCGAGTGCGGCGCCTCTCGTCGAATGCCCCAGGGCAACATTGTTGACCTTGCGGGTTTCGGATGCTGAGCAAATGCAAATAGAGGCTAGCGCAGCCAGGGCCGATCTATCGGTATCCGCCTACCTTCGCAAGAGCGCTCTCGGATTAGCCGATCCCCGGCGGGAAATGGAAGTAACCCTTCCAGGCTCGAATACGGCCCAGCAGAGCATGTCGATCTCTGCTGGATTGCGGTATTGTGCGCTCGGAATCGATGACTTGCGAGAGAGGCTCGACGCTGCCCTTTCGAAGCACCAAGAGCAACCACCCGGCAGTTCGACCAGACCCGGGATTTCAGCCGTTTCCGGGATCTTTGGCCGGTTCTCCCGGCTCTGCATGCAGGGCTTCCATCTTCATTCGGCACAAAGGAGAGTGAGGGTGCTGCAGGAGACGAGCCGCCCGACAAATCCTCATTGCGACTGA
- a CDS encoding MFS transporter: protein MPENLPTPGTAAFRSRDFRLYQMARVSVIIGAEAQSLAVAWQVYQVTHRALDLGYTGLALFLPGLLFILPSGHVADRYDRRRVVLVCYSLQVLCTSALFWFSWSGLHSVWPIYAVLALIGTGRSFSGPASTALVPHLVPKEHFVNAVTWGSTIFQIANIVGPAIGGIIFTLPLRGRFAGASTVYLFTLLTLVNFLTLISMLSVRSGRMEKRATSMQVVLAGFRYVWHRKILLGSISLDLFAVLLGGSVALLPIFAQDILHAGPRGLGILRAAPALGALVVSVSMAFRPIRRHAGRKMFTCVALFGLGTIAFGISRNIPLSVLALMLVGGADMVSVVVRSSLLQLATPPEMRGRVSAVNALFLGASNELGEFESGLTAQWWGAVRAVIIGGIGSVAVTGLWSVFFPSLRRVDTLAAEALLTADAAAVDPNLAAEQEKRSQEKRSIEQPIG from the coding sequence ATGCCCGAAAATCTCCCGACTCCCGGTACGGCAGCCTTCCGCTCTCGCGATTTCCGGCTATATCAGATGGCTCGCGTCTCAGTCATCATTGGCGCAGAGGCGCAATCTCTGGCCGTTGCCTGGCAGGTCTATCAGGTGACTCACCGGGCTCTAGACCTTGGTTACACGGGCCTAGCCCTGTTCTTACCCGGATTACTCTTTATTTTGCCCTCCGGGCACGTCGCCGACCGGTACGATCGCAGGCGCGTTGTCCTGGTTTGTTATAGCTTGCAAGTCCTCTGTACCTCGGCGCTCTTCTGGTTTTCCTGGAGCGGACTACACAGTGTCTGGCCTATTTATGCCGTCCTGGCGCTGATTGGTACAGGAAGGTCCTTCAGCGGACCGGCGAGTACAGCTCTGGTTCCGCATCTGGTGCCAAAAGAGCACTTTGTCAACGCAGTCACGTGGGGATCAACCATCTTCCAGATCGCCAACATCGTCGGTCCGGCTATCGGTGGCATCATCTTTACTCTTCCGTTGCGGGGAAGGTTTGCGGGAGCGAGCACGGTTTACCTCTTCACGCTGCTGACACTCGTCAATTTTCTGACCCTGATTTCCATGCTCTCGGTCCGATCGGGAAGAATGGAAAAGCGCGCAACCTCGATGCAAGTGGTTTTGGCGGGTTTCCGATACGTCTGGCACAGAAAGATCTTGCTGGGCTCAATTTCCCTTGACCTGTTCGCGGTCCTGCTTGGCGGGTCGGTCGCACTCTTGCCGATCTTTGCCCAGGATATTCTTCATGCAGGCCCACGCGGACTTGGCATCCTGCGCGCCGCGCCGGCGCTCGGCGCACTGGTGGTTTCGGTGTCCATGGCCTTCCGACCCATTCGTCGCCATGCTGGCAGAAAGATGTTCACCTGTGTCGCTCTCTTTGGTTTGGGAACCATAGCCTTCGGCATCTCCCGCAATATTCCTCTCTCCGTTCTGGCGTTGATGCTGGTCGGTGGAGCGGACATGGTAAGCGTGGTCGTGCGTTCCTCTCTGCTGCAATTGGCGACGCCCCCTGAAATGCGCGGACGGGTGAGCGCAGTCAACGCTCTCTTCCTGGGCGCATCGAATGAACTGGGCGAATTTGAGAGTGGCCTCACCGCCCAGTGGTGGGGAGCGGTGCGGGCGGTGATCATCGGAGGTATTGGATCGGTCGCCGTTACCGGCCTATGGAGCGTCTTCTTCCCGTCGCTCCGGCGGGTAGATACCCTGGCTGCTGAGGCGTTATTAACTGCTGACGCTGCTGCTGTGGACCCAAACCTGGCGGCCGAACAAGAAAAACGCTCGCAAGAGAAACGCTCGATTGAACAGCCAATCGGCTAA
- a CDS encoding pyridoxal phosphate-dependent aminotransferase gives MGTATTSLRLSKIAPNLVQSEIRAMTMECDRVGGVNLAQGVCDTDLPASVAEGAIEAIRAGLNIYTRLDGIAPLREAIARKLKRDNQLTADPGSEILVTSGATAGFYAACMALLDPGDEVILFEPFYGYHLNTLTALHINPVTVPLELADWNLDLDRLRAAITPRTRAILVNSPSNPCGKVFSPQDLEAIAAIVEEHDLFLFTDEIYEYFVYDGTKHLSPATLPGMAERTISISGLSKTFSITGWRIGYLTASARWLPSIAYFHDLTYVCAPSPFQYGAAAGLVELPETFYTSLAEEYQSKRDLLCSALSSAGLKPSVPAGAYYVLADVSSLSGSSAREKARTLLQERGVAAVAGTAFFHEGRGENLLRFCFAKRDEELSRACGLLKAAL, from the coding sequence ATGGGAACCGCGACAACCAGCCTTCGCCTCAGCAAGATAGCCCCGAATCTCGTTCAATCCGAGATCCGCGCCATGACCATGGAATGCGACCGGGTCGGCGGGGTGAACCTCGCACAGGGAGTCTGCGATACCGATTTGCCTGCTTCTGTCGCGGAAGGGGCTATCGAGGCCATTCGCGCTGGCCTAAATATTTATACGCGCTTAGACGGGATTGCTCCTCTCCGCGAGGCAATTGCGCGCAAGCTCAAGCGGGACAATCAATTGACGGCCGATCCCGGCTCCGAAATCCTCGTCACTTCGGGCGCAACTGCAGGCTTTTATGCGGCGTGTATGGCCCTTCTCGACCCTGGCGATGAGGTCATCCTTTTTGAACCCTTCTACGGATACCACCTGAATACGCTGACTGCGCTCCACATCAATCCGGTGACCGTGCCGCTTGAACTCGCCGACTGGAACCTCGATCTGGACCGGTTGCGCGCTGCCATCACGCCTCGGACCAGGGCGATTCTGGTGAATTCCCCGTCCAATCCCTGCGGGAAGGTCTTTTCTCCCCAGGACCTCGAAGCAATCGCAGCAATCGTCGAAGAACACGATCTGTTTCTGTTCACGGATGAGATCTACGAATACTTCGTTTATGACGGAACAAAACACCTAAGTCCGGCTACTCTTCCCGGAATGGCGGAACGCACCATTTCCATCTCTGGACTTTCGAAGACCTTCAGCATCACCGGCTGGCGAATCGGCTATCTGACTGCAAGTGCCAGGTGGCTGCCTTCGATCGCCTATTTTCATGACCTCACATACGTTTGCGCCCCGTCTCCCTTCCAATATGGAGCGGCGGCCGGACTGGTGGAGCTCCCAGAGACTTTTTACACTTCGCTCGCGGAAGAATATCAAAGCAAACGCGACCTGCTCTGCTCCGCGCTTAGTTCGGCTGGATTAAAGCCCTCCGTGCCGGCGGGCGCCTACTATGTTCTCGCGGACGTCTCCTCCCTTTCCGGATCGAGCGCCAGGGAGAAGGCAAGAACACTCTTGCAAGAACGAGGCGTCGCCGCCGTGGCCGGCACGGCTTTCTTTCACGAGGGAAGGGGAGAAAATCTGCTGCGCTTCTGCTTCGCCAAAAGAGATGAAGAACTGAGCAGAGCGTGTGGCTTGCTAAAAGCGGCTTTATAG
- a CDS encoding amidohydrolase family protein produces the protein MATLHLVFGRAIACVMAASACTATAQQAATSGTFVLHKFARAIGKETYSVETKANDYTLTSHFLFTDRGEPVPLETTFIASTASMSPLSYIAKGKAARLSEMDDALKVDGNLISVTRKGRKDVQKATGPWFITDGYSPVAMQEQMMRWWSMHSKPAEFTVYPSASKVRIEPAATLSLNGHVVHGYTVGGLIWGEESLWMDDAQDLVALVSTDAEFDHFEAVREPYEASLGAFISAGVQADLAALVKLSASARMAPPSRLAIVGATLEDSTGSPAVKDSVILIEKGMVAAAGPRGQVRIPADATVLDASGKYAIPGLWDMHAHYEQVEWGPIYLAAGVTSVRDVGNEFDFIRTLHEALDRKQDPAIGPHLEFAGVIDGTGPLAVGAVLADTPEQALLWVERYKAAGARQIKIYSSVKPEIVKAITSYAHARGMTVTGHIPEGMTAIEGINDGMDQINHIQYEVPYFSRTELDSQGKPDRTKALVLELDGPRSRDLISTLRAHHTVLDPTVALFESFMNTKPLNEIEPGLNHVAPQLREALDSPPAPADKAALTNAHWQVLMATLRALHAAGIPIVAGTDQAIPGYSLHRELELYVEAGFTPLEALQAATIEAARALGLEKESGSLETGKRGDVLLLDADPLADIHNTRRVWRTIAAGAVYDPAPLWRSVGFAP, from the coding sequence TTGGCCACCCTTCATCTCGTTTTCGGTCGCGCGATTGCCTGCGTGATGGCAGCTTCAGCTTGCACCGCGACAGCGCAGCAGGCGGCGACATCTGGGACCTTCGTGCTCCACAAATTCGCAAGGGCAATTGGCAAAGAGACATACTCCGTCGAAACGAAGGCTAACGACTACACCCTAACCTCGCATTTTCTATTCACAGACCGAGGTGAGCCGGTGCCGCTGGAAACTACCTTCATCGCGAGCACAGCAAGTATGTCGCCGCTCTCCTATATTGCGAAGGGGAAGGCGGCACGGCTGTCCGAGATGGATGACGCCCTGAAGGTGGATGGGAACCTCATCTCCGTTACGCGAAAAGGTAGGAAGGACGTGCAAAAGGCGACCGGACCGTGGTTTATTACGGACGGCTACTCGCCTGTCGCCATGCAGGAGCAGATGATGCGCTGGTGGTCGATGCATAGCAAGCCTGCGGAATTTACGGTGTATCCCTCAGCTTCGAAAGTCCGTATTGAACCTGCAGCCACTCTGAGCCTCAACGGACACGTGGTGCACGGCTATACCGTAGGCGGCCTTATCTGGGGAGAAGAGTCGTTGTGGATGGACGACGCACAGGATCTGGTTGCCTTGGTGAGCACCGATGCCGAGTTTGATCATTTTGAAGCAGTGCGGGAGCCCTATGAAGCGAGCTTAGGCGCCTTTATCTCGGCCGGGGTGCAGGCAGACCTTGCTGCGTTGGTGAAGCTGTCGGCATCGGCGAGGATGGCTCCCCCGTCGCGGCTGGCGATTGTTGGTGCGACGTTGGAGGACTCCACCGGCTCGCCTGCGGTGAAAGACAGTGTGATCCTCATCGAAAAGGGCATGGTCGCGGCGGCGGGACCGCGCGGTCAGGTCCGCATACCGGCTGACGCGACCGTGCTCGACGCGTCAGGCAAGTACGCCATCCCCGGGCTCTGGGACATGCACGCGCACTACGAGCAGGTGGAGTGGGGCCCGATCTATCTTGCGGCGGGCGTGACCAGTGTTCGCGATGTCGGCAACGAATTCGACTTTATCCGGACCTTGCATGAAGCACTGGATCGTAAGCAAGATCCCGCAATCGGTCCACACCTGGAATTTGCCGGGGTCATTGACGGGACGGGGCCCCTCGCGGTGGGTGCAGTTCTGGCCGATACGCCTGAGCAGGCGCTCCTGTGGGTGGAAAGGTATAAAGCGGCGGGCGCGCGGCAGATCAAGATCTACAGCTCCGTCAAGCCGGAGATCGTCAAGGCGATCACGTCCTATGCTCACGCGCGAGGTATGACGGTAACAGGTCACATCCCGGAAGGAATGACCGCGATCGAAGGTATCAATGATGGAATGGATCAGATCAATCATATTCAATATGAAGTTCCCTATTTTTCGCGCACCGAACTGGATTCCCAGGGCAAGCCGGACCGCACCAAGGCTCTTGTTCTCGAGCTGGATGGTCCGCGTTCCAGGGATTTGATCTCAACGCTCCGGGCGCATCACACGGTTTTGGATCCCACCGTCGCTCTCTTCGAATCCTTTATGAATACGAAGCCGCTGAACGAGATTGAACCTGGACTGAATCATGTGGCACCGCAGTTGCGGGAAGCCCTTGATAGTCCGCCGGCTCCGGCCGATAAGGCAGCTTTGACGAATGCACATTGGCAGGTCTTGATGGCTACGCTGCGCGCCCTTCACGCTGCGGGTATTCCGATCGTGGCGGGCACGGACCAGGCGATCCCAGGCTATTCTCTTCACCGCGAGCTGGAGCTTTACGTGGAAGCCGGCTTCACACCGCTCGAGGCCCTGCAGGCAGCGACGATAGAAGCAGCGCGCGCTCTCGGCTTAGAGAAGGAGTCGGGTTCGCTGGAAACAGGTAAGCGTGGCGATGTCCTGCTGCTGGACGCCGACCCGCTGGCTGATATACACAACACACGAAGGGTTTGGCGCACCATTGCGGCAGGTGCGGTGTATGATCCTGCGCCTCTTTGGCGGAGCGTCGGGTTCGCTCCTTAA